A single genomic interval of Sinorhizobium garamanticum harbors:
- a CDS encoding acetolactate synthase 3 large subunit, which yields MSGTENQMTGAEIVLQALKDNGVKHIFGYPGGAVLPIYDEIFQQEEIEHILVRHEQGAGHMAEGYARSTGKVGVMLVTSGPGATNAVTPLQDALMDSIPLVCISGQVPTPLIGSDAFQECDTVGITRPCTKHNWLVKDVNDLARIIHEAFRVAQSGRPGPVVVDVPKDIQFATGTYTPPSAVPTQKSYQPKTQGDLKKIEEAVELMKTARRPIIYSGGGVINSGPQASHFLRELVELTSFPITSTLMGLGAYPASGKNWLGMLGMHGTYEANMAMHDCDVMICIGARFDDRITGRLNAFSPNSKKIHIDIDPSSINKNVRVDIPILGDVATVLEDMVRLWRAAAKTVDKTRLEDWWTNIAKWRARNSLAYKPSDDVIMPQYAIQRLYELTKHRDTYITTEVGQHQMWAAQFFGFEQPNRWMTSGGLGTMGYGFPAAIGVQVAHPDSLVIDIAGDASIQMCIQEMSCAVQYGLPVKIFILNNQYMGMVRQWQQLLHGNRLSHSYTEAMPDFVKLAEAYGGVGIRCEKPGELDDAIRQMIDTPQPVIFDCRVANLANCFPMIPSGKAHNEMLLPDEATDEAVANAIDAKGRQLV from the coding sequence ATGAGCGGAACAGAAAACCAGATGACGGGCGCGGAGATCGTTCTCCAGGCACTGAAGGACAATGGCGTCAAGCATATCTTCGGCTATCCCGGCGGTGCCGTGCTTCCGATCTATGACGAGATCTTCCAGCAGGAAGAGATCGAGCACATTCTTGTCCGCCACGAGCAGGGCGCCGGTCACATGGCCGAGGGCTATGCCCGCTCCACCGGCAAGGTCGGCGTCATGCTCGTCACCTCAGGCCCAGGCGCGACCAACGCGGTCACGCCGCTCCAGGACGCGCTGATGGATTCGATCCCGCTCGTCTGCATCTCCGGCCAGGTTCCGACCCCGCTGATCGGGTCGGATGCCTTCCAGGAATGCGACACTGTCGGCATCACCCGGCCCTGCACCAAGCACAACTGGCTGGTCAAGGATGTCAACGATCTCGCCCGCATCATCCACGAGGCCTTCCGCGTCGCGCAGTCCGGCCGTCCCGGCCCGGTCGTCGTCGATGTTCCGAAGGACATCCAGTTCGCGACCGGCACCTATACGCCGCCTTCGGCCGTCCCGACCCAGAAGAGCTACCAGCCGAAGACGCAGGGCGATCTGAAGAAGATCGAGGAAGCGGTCGAGTTGATGAAGACGGCGCGCCGGCCGATCATCTATTCCGGCGGCGGCGTCATCAATTCCGGCCCGCAGGCCTCGCATTTCCTGCGCGAGCTGGTGGAACTCACCAGCTTCCCGATCACCTCGACGCTGATGGGCCTCGGCGCCTACCCGGCCTCCGGCAAGAACTGGCTCGGCATGCTCGGCATGCACGGCACCTACGAAGCCAACATGGCCATGCACGACTGCGACGTGATGATCTGCATCGGCGCCCGTTTCGACGACCGTATCACCGGCCGCCTCAACGCGTTTTCACCGAACTCGAAGAAGATCCACATCGACATCGACCCGTCCTCGATCAACAAGAACGTCCGCGTCGATATTCCGATCCTCGGCGATGTCGCGACGGTACTCGAGGACATGGTCCGCCTGTGGCGCGCCGCGGCGAAGACCGTAGACAAAACGCGGCTCGAGGACTGGTGGACCAACATCGCCAAGTGGCGGGCGCGCAATTCGCTGGCCTATAAGCCGAGCGACGACGTCATCATGCCGCAATATGCGATCCAGCGGCTTTACGAGCTGACCAAGCACCGCGACACCTACATCACCACCGAAGTCGGCCAGCACCAGATGTGGGCGGCGCAGTTCTTCGGCTTCGAGCAGCCGAACCGCTGGATGACTTCGGGCGGCCTCGGCACCATGGGCTACGGCTTCCCGGCCGCCATCGGCGTCCAGGTCGCGCATCCGGACAGCCTCGTCATCGACATCGCCGGCGACGCCTCGATCCAGATGTGCATCCAGGAGATGTCCTGCGCGGTCCAGTACGGGCTGCCGGTCAAGATCTTCATCCTCAACAACCAGTACATGGGCATGGTCCGGCAGTGGCAGCAGCTGCTTCACGGCAACCGCTTGTCGCACTCCTACACGGAAGCGATGCCGGACTTCGTCAAGCTCGCCGAAGCCTATGGCGGCGTCGGCATCCGCTGCGAAAAGCCCGGCGAACTGGACGATGCGATCCGCCAGATGATCGACACGCCGCAGCCGGTCATCTTCGATTGCCGCGTCGCCAACCTTGCCAACTGCTTCCCGATGATCCCCTCGGGCAAGGCGCACAACGAAATGCTGTTGCCCGACGAGGCGACGGACGAGGCGGTCGCCAATGCGATCGACGCCAAGGGCCGCCAGCTCGTCTGA
- the ilvN gene encoding acetolactate synthase small subunit, whose product MSAHLQPTGSAYFIAKETELAETHTLSVLVDNEPGVLARVIGLFSGRGYNIESLTVSETEHEAHLSRITIVTRGTPHVLEQIKHQLERLVPVHRVVDLTVRAAALGHDRPIERELALVKVHGSGEHRVEALRLADAFRASVIDANIEHFVFEITGKPSKIEQFIAIMKPLGLIEVCRTGIAAMNRGPQGM is encoded by the coding sequence ATGAGTGCACATCTTCAGCCCACGGGCTCTGCCTATTTCATCGCCAAGGAGACGGAGCTTGCGGAAACGCATACGCTCTCAGTTCTGGTCGACAACGAGCCGGGCGTGCTCGCCCGTGTCATCGGCCTTTTCTCCGGCCGCGGCTACAACATCGAGAGCCTGACGGTTTCCGAGACCGAACACGAGGCGCATCTGTCGCGCATCACCATCGTTACGCGCGGCACGCCGCATGTGCTCGAGCAGATCAAGCACCAGCTCGAACGGCTGGTGCCCGTGCATCGCGTCGTCGACCTCACGGTTCGCGCCGCCGCCCTCGGCCACGATCGGCCGATCGAGCGGGAGCTGGCGCTCGTCAAGGTGCATGGGTCGGGTGAGCACCGCGTGGAGGCGCTGCGGCTCGCGGATGCTTTCCGGGCCTCGGTCATCGACGCCAATATCGAGCACTTCGTCTTCGAGATCACCGGCAAGCCGTCGAAGATCGAGCAGTTCATCGCCATCATGAAGCCGCTCGGCCTGATCGAGGTCTGCCGCACCGGCATCGCCGCGATGAACCGCGGTCCCCAAGGGATGTGA
- a CDS encoding aldo/keto reductase — protein sequence MHDPIPTITFPDGRTVPVLGQGTWRMGENRARAAEDIRSLQAGLDLGMTLIDTAEMYGDGGAERIVGEAIKGRRDEVFLVSKVLPSNASRSGTIAACERSLKCLGTDRIDLYLLHWRGGYPLAETVAAFETLKAAGKIAAWGVSNFDLDDMEELESVPDGRNVAANQVLYNLARRGIEYDLLPWCRDRGVPVMAYSPLDEGRLLHNADLIHIAKAHQATPAQVALAFLRSRPGVISIPKTGSAERARENRDAMDIHFTAEELAELDRLFPPPRRKTRLEVI from the coding sequence ATGCACGATCCGATCCCGACCATCACCTTTCCTGACGGCCGCACAGTTCCAGTCCTTGGCCAAGGCACCTGGCGCATGGGCGAGAACCGCGCAAGGGCGGCGGAGGATATCCGCAGCCTGCAGGCCGGGCTCGACCTTGGCATGACGCTGATCGACACGGCAGAAATGTACGGCGACGGCGGCGCCGAGCGCATCGTCGGCGAGGCGATCAAAGGCCGGCGCGACGAAGTCTTTCTCGTCAGCAAGGTACTGCCCTCCAATGCCAGCCGTTCCGGCACCATTGCCGCCTGTGAACGCAGCCTCAAATGTCTCGGTACCGACCGGATCGATCTCTATCTTCTGCATTGGCGCGGCGGATACCCGCTCGCCGAAACCGTCGCCGCCTTCGAGACGCTGAAGGCGGCCGGCAAGATCGCCGCCTGGGGCGTTTCGAACTTCGATCTCGATGATATGGAGGAACTGGAAAGCGTGCCGGACGGCCGGAATGTCGCGGCCAACCAGGTGCTCTACAACCTCGCCCGCCGCGGCATCGAATACGATCTCCTGCCCTGGTGCCGCGACCGCGGCGTGCCGGTCATGGCGTATTCGCCGCTCGACGAGGGCCGGCTGCTTCACAACGCCGACCTGATCCACATCGCCAAGGCGCATCAGGCGACACCGGCGCAAGTGGCGCTCGCCTTCCTCAGGAGCCGCCCGGGCGTCATCTCGATCCCGAAGACAGGCTCGGCCGAACGCGCCCGCGAAAACCGCGACGCGATGGATATTCACTTCACGGCGGAAGAGCTCGCCGAGCTCGACCGGCTCTTCCCTCCGCCAAGGAGGAAGACGCGGCTGGAGGTTATTTGA
- a CDS encoding cold-shock protein has translation MASGTVKWFNSTKGFGFIQPDDGASDVFVHISAVERAGLSTLKDGQKVSFELTQDRRTGKTSAENLRAL, from the coding sequence GTGGCTTCTGGAACAGTAAAGTGGTTCAATAGCACCAAGGGCTTCGGGTTCATCCAGCCGGATGATGGTGCCTCTGACGTGTTCGTGCATATCTCGGCCGTTGAGCGCGCCGGCCTGTCTACTCTTAAGGACGGCCAGAAGGTGAGCTTCGAACTCACCCAGGATCGCCGCACTGGCAAGACGTCGGCGGAAAACCTGCGCGCCCTTTGA
- a CDS encoding class I SAM-dependent methyltransferase translates to MAQNIYDKPEFFAGYTQLPRSVHGLDGAPEWPAIRAMLPDLRGLRVVDLGCGFGWFARWARQNSAGHVLGLDLSENMIARARKDTDDAAIDYRVADLDHLVLPEASFDFAYSSLVFHYIEDFDRLVRTVHASLVPGAHFVFTIEHPIYMAPSKPGWASDADGRRIWPLDRYSDEGKRTTDWLARGVVKYHRTIGTTLNTLVAAGFSIRHVEEWSPAPEQIAANPDLAEEIDRPMMLLVAAQR, encoded by the coding sequence ATGGCACAAAACATCTACGACAAACCCGAATTTTTCGCGGGCTACACCCAGCTTCCGCGATCCGTGCACGGGCTCGATGGCGCCCCCGAATGGCCGGCGATCCGAGCCATGTTGCCGGACCTCAGGGGCTTACGTGTGGTCGATCTCGGCTGCGGCTTCGGCTGGTTTGCCCGTTGGGCGCGCCAGAACAGTGCCGGCCATGTGCTCGGACTGGATCTTTCCGAGAACATGATCGCGCGGGCGAGGAAGGATACGGATGACGCGGCGATCGATTATCGGGTTGCAGATCTCGATCATCTCGTGCTGCCCGAAGCAAGCTTCGACTTCGCCTATAGCTCGCTCGTCTTCCACTATATCGAGGATTTCGATCGGCTGGTGCGCACGGTCCACGCGAGCCTTGTGCCCGGCGCGCATTTCGTCTTCACGATCGAGCATCCGATCTATATGGCGCCGAGCAAGCCGGGCTGGGCGAGCGATGCGGACGGCCGCAGGATCTGGCCGCTCGATCGTTATTCGGACGAGGGGAAACGTACCACCGATTGGCTGGCCAGGGGCGTCGTCAAGTATCACCGCACGATCGGCACCACCTTGAACACGCTTGTCGCGGCCGGCTTCTCGATACGCCATGTCGAGGAGTGGAGCCCGGCACCCGAGCAAATTGCCGCCAATCCCGATCTCGCGGAAGAGATCGACCGCCCGATGATGCTTCTGGTTGCCGCACAGCGTTAG
- a CDS encoding LysE family translocator, with protein MQLDTLLALFLFAFTTSITPGPNNMMLFASGVNFGFARTIPHMLGIGVGFFVLLLAVGLGLGALLHSVPLIYTTLKFAGGAYLVWIAWKIGSSRSLGEGKASARPMTFLQAAAFQWVNPKAWVMAVSAMATYTSGDSYLLSVLFVGLVFALVNVPSVSTWAGFGSALRQWLSEPSRLKWFNITMAVLLVVSLWPMLK; from the coding sequence ATGCAACTGGATACGCTGCTCGCGCTGTTCCTGTTTGCCTTCACGACGTCGATCACGCCGGGACCGAACAACATGATGCTGTTCGCCTCGGGTGTGAATTTCGGCTTCGCGCGCACCATTCCGCACATGCTCGGCATCGGCGTCGGCTTCTTCGTGCTTTTGCTGGCAGTCGGCCTCGGACTCGGTGCGCTGCTCCACTCGGTGCCGCTCATCTACACCACCCTGAAATTTGCCGGCGGCGCCTATCTCGTCTGGATTGCCTGGAAGATCGGCTCGTCGCGATCGCTTGGCGAGGGCAAAGCGAGCGCTCGGCCGATGACCTTCCTGCAGGCGGCCGCCTTCCAGTGGGTCAACCCGAAGGCCTGGGTCATGGCGGTTTCGGCGATGGCCACCTACACGAGCGGCGACAGCTATCTCTTGAGCGTGCTCTTCGTCGGCCTCGTCTTCGCGCTCGTCAATGTGCCGAGCGTATCGACCTGGGCTGGCTTTGGCTCGGCACTGCGGCAGTGGCTCTCCGAGCCGTCACGACTCAAATGGTTCAACATCACGATGGCCGTGTTGCTCGTCGTCAGCCTCTGGCCGATGCTAAAATAG
- a CDS encoding DUF2269 family protein, producing the protein MSFEDLLRLLHVLGAAVLFGTGAGIAFFMVMAQRSRDPHIIAHVAGIVVIADTVFTATAVLLQPLTGYGLARAIGWPLTEGWIVLSLALYVFAGLFWLPVVWIQIRLRDLAKQALAEKTPLPPAFDKLYRIWFIFGFPAFAAVIAIFWLMLTKPDITLF; encoded by the coding sequence ATGTCCTTCGAAGACCTCCTTCGCCTCCTTCATGTGCTGGGCGCCGCCGTACTCTTCGGCACCGGCGCCGGCATCGCCTTCTTCATGGTCATGGCCCAACGCAGCCGCGATCCGCACATCATCGCCCATGTCGCGGGCATCGTCGTCATCGCCGATACGGTCTTCACCGCGACCGCGGTCCTGCTGCAACCGCTGACCGGCTACGGGCTGGCGCGCGCGATCGGCTGGCCGCTTACCGAGGGCTGGATCGTGCTGTCGCTGGCACTTTATGTCTTCGCCGGCCTGTTCTGGCTGCCGGTCGTGTGGATCCAGATCCGGTTGCGGGACCTTGCGAAGCAGGCTTTGGCGGAGAAAACGCCCCTGCCGCCCGCTTTCGACAAGCTCTATCGCATCTGGTTCATCTTCGGCTTTCCGGCCTTCGCCGCCGTCATCGCCATCTTCTGGCTGATGCTGACGAAGCCCGACATCACCCTATTTTAG
- a CDS encoding SDR family oxidoreductase yields the protein MNILILGATGFIGSATARKLVDDGHRVTGLGRDPSRAALKMPALRWVRADLAGMTQSDDWHGPLEGQDVVVNCAGALQDGLSDDLVATQEKAMLALYESAHNSGLRLLVQISAETESAASDLAFLATKRRADAALASSGLSFVILRPALVIGRNAHGGSALLRALAALPFAIPLTHAESAVATVALDDVANAVSAAVNGDLPAGSDLALGNDENLTLKDLVLIHRRWLGLPPAPAIALPPTLARPVTWLADMAGMIGWRSPLRSTAMTVMSGGIPSRPSPDFTPRLLSAAETLAAAPSGVQDLWFARLYLLKPLIVVTLSLFWLISGLVPFFAFDAASTHFAAFLPGPLARAATIATCLADIALGLAVLVRPWARRALLGMLLLTLAYLLAATLAEPALWLDPLGPLVKVLPSILLTLVALAILDER from the coding sequence ATGAACATCCTGATTCTCGGCGCGACCGGCTTCATCGGCTCCGCCACCGCCAGAAAACTCGTTGACGACGGCCACCGGGTCACCGGGCTCGGCCGCGACCCCTCGCGTGCCGCGTTGAAGATGCCTGCGCTTCGCTGGGTCAGGGCCGACCTTGCCGGCATGACGCAGAGCGACGACTGGCACGGTCCGCTTGAGGGCCAGGACGTGGTCGTCAATTGTGCCGGCGCCCTGCAGGACGGCCTTTCAGACGACCTCGTCGCCACCCAGGAGAAGGCGATGCTGGCGCTCTACGAGTCCGCGCACAACAGCGGACTGCGGCTTCTCGTGCAGATATCGGCAGAAACCGAGAGCGCCGCCAGCGACCTCGCCTTTCTGGCGACCAAGCGCAGAGCGGACGCGGCGCTTGCTTCGAGCGGGCTCTCCTTTGTCATCCTGCGTCCGGCGCTGGTCATCGGCCGCAACGCCCATGGCGGCTCCGCGCTGCTGAGAGCCCTTGCCGCCCTTCCCTTTGCAATCCCGCTCACCCATGCCGAAAGTGCGGTCGCAACGGTCGCGCTCGATGATGTCGCAAACGCCGTCAGCGCGGCTGTCAACGGCGACCTGCCGGCCGGCTCTGATCTTGCACTCGGCAACGATGAAAACCTGACGTTGAAGGATCTCGTACTCATTCATCGCCGCTGGCTCGGCCTCCCGCCCGCTCCGGCAATTGCCCTGCCGCCCACCTTGGCGCGGCCGGTTACCTGGCTCGCGGATATGGCAGGAATGATCGGCTGGCGGTCGCCGCTCCGCTCCACCGCGATGACTGTCATGTCCGGTGGCATCCCCAGCAGGCCGTCACCGGATTTCACGCCGCGCCTATTGTCCGCCGCCGAGACACTCGCCGCCGCTCCTTCGGGCGTCCAGGATCTCTGGTTCGCCCGGCTCTACCTGTTGAAGCCGCTGATCGTCGTAACCCTTTCGCTTTTCTGGCTCATCTCCGGCCTCGTGCCGTTCTTCGCCTTCGATGCGGCAAGCACTCATTTCGCGGCCTTCCTGCCGGGGCCGCTTGCAAGAGCGGCGACCATCGCCACCTGTCTTGCGGATATCGCGCTCGGGCTCGCGGTTCTCGTGCGGCCCTGGGCAAGGCGGGCGCTCCTCGGCATGCTTTTGCTGACGCTTGCGTATCTGCTTGCAGCAACGCTTGCAGAACCCGCACTCTGGCTTGATCCGCTCGGTCCGCTTGTCAAGGTTCTGCCTTCGATCCTGCTGACGCTCGTCGCGCTTGCCATTCTGGACGAACGCTGA
- the nthA gene encoding nitrile hydratase subunit alpha, whose translation MSERHHGHDHDHHHHDNHFTDMEARVKALETVLTEKGLIDPAAIDAIVETYETKVGPRNGARVVAKAWSDLEFAEWLKHDATAAIASLGFTGRQGEHMRAVFNTPDTHNLVVCTLCSCYPWAVLGLPPVWYKAPPYRSRAVIDPRGVLAEFGLELSAEKKIRVWDSTAELRYLVVPERPDGTEGFSEEQLANLVTRDSMIGTGLALSPEAAR comes from the coding sequence ATGTCAGAGCGTCATCATGGCCACGACCACGATCATCACCATCACGACAACCATTTCACCGACATGGAAGCGAGGGTGAAGGCGCTGGAAACGGTGCTGACGGAAAAGGGGCTGATCGACCCGGCCGCGATCGATGCGATCGTCGAGACCTACGAGACGAAGGTGGGGCCGAGAAACGGTGCGCGCGTCGTTGCCAAGGCCTGGAGCGATCTGGAGTTTGCCGAATGGTTGAAACACGATGCGACGGCGGCGATCGCGAGCCTCGGCTTTACCGGCCGGCAGGGAGAGCACATGCGCGCCGTGTTCAACACGCCCGACACGCACAATCTCGTCGTCTGCACGCTATGCTCCTGCTATCCCTGGGCGGTCCTGGGGCTGCCGCCTGTCTGGTACAAGGCGCCGCCTTATCGCTCGCGCGCGGTCATCGATCCGCGCGGCGTCCTTGCCGAATTCGGGCTCGAACTCTCGGCGGAGAAGAAAATTCGCGTCTGGGATTCGACGGCGGAACTGCGCTATCTCGTCGTGCCCGAACGGCCGGACGGCACCGAGGGCTTCAGCGAGGAGCAACTGGCCAACCTGGTGACGCGGGACTCGATGATCGGCACCGGCTTGGCGCTTTCGCCGGAGGCCGCGCGATGA
- the nthB gene encoding nitrile hydratase subunit beta: MNGPHDLGGQHGLGPVTPETNEPYFHAEWEKRALGLTLSCGAFGAWTIDESRHARESLPPAIYLSASYYEIWTRALEILLKRHGFLTQDELDAGHMLEKGAEPKRVLTAEMVAGVLAKGGPCDRPVATPPRFVVGERVRTKNFNPETHTRLPRYARAKTGVVEAVQGSFVFPDDNAHGKGENPQWVYTVVFDGGEIWGEGADPTLTISIDAWEGYLERA; the protein is encoded by the coding sequence ATGAACGGTCCGCACGACCTTGGCGGCCAGCACGGCCTTGGGCCGGTCACGCCCGAAACGAACGAGCCCTATTTCCATGCGGAATGGGAGAAACGGGCGCTAGGCCTAACACTCTCCTGCGGTGCTTTCGGCGCCTGGACGATCGACGAGAGCCGGCATGCGCGCGAAAGCCTGCCGCCGGCGATCTATCTTTCGGCGAGCTACTACGAGATCTGGACCCGCGCGCTGGAGATCTTGCTCAAGCGCCACGGCTTCCTGACGCAGGACGAGCTCGATGCCGGTCATATGCTGGAGAAGGGGGCCGAACCGAAGCGGGTGCTGACGGCCGAGATGGTGGCGGGCGTGCTCGCCAAAGGCGGCCCGTGCGACAGGCCGGTCGCAACGCCGCCGCGTTTCGTCGTCGGCGAGAGGGTGCGCACCAAAAATTTCAATCCCGAAACCCACACGCGTCTGCCGCGCTATGCTCGCGCCAAGACGGGCGTGGTGGAGGCAGTGCAGGGCAGCTTCGTCTTCCCCGACGACAACGCTCACGGCAAGGGCGAGAACCCGCAATGGGTCTATACGGTCGTGTTCGACGGCGGCGAGATCTGGGGCGAGGGGGCGGACCCGACGCTGACGATCTCGATCGATGCCTGGGAGGGCTATCTTGAGCGAGCGTAA
- a CDS encoding GNAT family protein, with amino-acid sequence MENDPLRWRRVRAPILEGPNVRLRPPCEADIEARFLLGSDPDIAEMFGVSREDVRPITRERAAAWVRNLGEHPHAWVIEIQGTCAGEIRLDRVDQHDRRASMAIGLYNRALLGRGFGSEAIDLLLKHAFGPMRLHRIGIRVLSYNERAIRAYEKSGFVVEGREREAAFVNGTWHDDVMMGLLDHEFLGRPAPVDSRR; translated from the coding sequence ATTGAGAACGATCCGCTGCGATGGCGGCGCGTGCGAGCACCCATTCTCGAAGGACCGAACGTCAGGCTCCGGCCCCCTTGTGAAGCGGATATCGAGGCTCGCTTTCTTTTGGGGAGCGATCCGGACATCGCCGAAATGTTCGGTGTCAGCAGAGAAGACGTGCGGCCGATAACGAGAGAAAGAGCTGCAGCCTGGGTGCGGAACTTGGGTGAGCACCCGCACGCCTGGGTCATTGAAATTCAGGGGACGTGCGCCGGTGAGATCAGGCTGGACCGCGTCGACCAGCATGACCGGCGCGCCTCTATGGCAATCGGACTCTACAACCGAGCTTTGCTTGGGCGTGGGTTTGGCAGCGAGGCGATCGATCTTCTTCTGAAGCACGCCTTTGGTCCGATGAGGCTTCATCGAATTGGAATACGTGTGCTCAGCTACAACGAGCGGGCGATCCGGGCCTATGAAAAGTCGGGTTTTGTCGTGGAGGGAAGAGAGCGCGAGGCCGCCTTTGTCAACGGAACGTGGCACGACGACGTGATGATGGGCTTGCTCGACCATGAATTTCTCGGCAGGCCCGCCCCCGTCGATTCACGACGCTGA
- a CDS encoding anti-sigma factor family protein, whose product MTDEFNTVSEDELHAYVDGHLSQPERERIEAWLERHPGRAEEVRQWQAQAAALKSHFASYARSDDGDRTLVATRGAASKVAPTSSSGMLRRVAAGLLIFAAGALTGLYAPAIMAPDRPLQIAEEPDTLPRQAQSAFLIYASEVRHPVEVGANEQGHLATWLGKRLDHALRIPDLSAFGFSLVGGRLVPVNSKAGAMLMYEDGTGQRLTVLLGRNTDNRETSFRIASQGGVETFYWIDGGIGYAVTGEVPRELLQKVADECYRQFEGSSAS is encoded by the coding sequence ATGACCGACGAATTCAACACTGTCTCCGAAGACGAGCTGCACGCCTATGTCGATGGCCACTTGAGCCAGCCGGAGCGAGAGCGCATCGAAGCATGGCTTGAAAGGCACCCGGGCCGCGCAGAGGAAGTGCGGCAGTGGCAGGCGCAGGCCGCGGCGCTGAAATCGCATTTCGCCAGCTACGCCCGCAGTGACGACGGCGACCGCACGCTCGTCGCCACGCGCGGGGCGGCATCCAAGGTCGCACCCACATCCTCCAGCGGAATGCTTAGACGCGTCGCTGCCGGTCTGCTAATCTTCGCCGCGGGCGCGCTCACCGGCCTCTATGCACCCGCGATCATGGCCCCCGACAGGCCGCTTCAGATCGCTGAAGAGCCCGACACGCTGCCCCGGCAGGCACAGTCGGCCTTCCTCATCTATGCGAGCGAGGTGCGCCACCCGGTCGAGGTGGGCGCCAACGAGCAGGGGCATCTCGCTACCTGGCTCGGCAAGCGGCTCGACCATGCGCTCAGGATTCCCGACCTTTCCGCGTTTGGCTTCTCGCTCGTCGGCGGCCGGCTCGTTCCGGTCAACAGCAAGGCAGGCGCCATGCTGATGTACGAGGACGGCACGGGCCAGCGGCTGACGGTCCTTCTCGGCCGCAACACCGACAACCGCGAGACGAGCTTCCGCATTGCGAGCCAAGGCGGCGTCGAAACCTTCTACTGGATCGACGGCGGGATCGGCTATGCCGTCACCGGCGAGGTGCCACGCGAACTTCTGCAGAAAGTCGCCGATGAATGCTATCGGCAGTTCGAGGGTTCGTCAGCGTCGTGA
- a CDS encoding RNA polymerase sigma factor: MSHDRNGQEGSAGTDPTAPDAFEEGVLALMPALRRYSRSLTRSDPDGEDLLQDCVEKVLARRTQWRGVNLRAWTFTIMTNLYRNRHRHRAQHPEVELDDELGLATTEDNADPLEKLRLERALDRLSAENRSVLMLVVIEGYRYQDVAEIMAIPIGTVMSRLSRARRQLAEAMKDDNVVALRRPK, from the coding sequence ATGTCGCACGACCGTAACGGTCAAGAGGGGAGCGCGGGGACGGATCCTACCGCCCCCGACGCATTCGAGGAAGGGGTCCTCGCCCTGATGCCTGCGCTCCGCCGCTATTCGCGCAGCCTCACCCGGTCCGATCCGGACGGCGAAGACCTGCTGCAGGATTGCGTCGAGAAGGTTCTGGCGCGGCGCACGCAATGGCGCGGCGTGAATCTGCGCGCCTGGACTTTCACGATCATGACCAATCTTTACCGCAACCGGCACCGGCACAGGGCACAGCATCCGGAGGTAGAGCTCGATGACGAACTCGGCCTTGCCACCACGGAAGACAACGCCGACCCGCTGGAGAAGCTGCGCCTCGAACGCGCACTCGACAGGCTTTCGGCTGAAAACCGCTCGGTGCTGATGCTGGTGGTGATCGAGGGTTATCGCTACCAGGACGTGGCGGAGATAATGGCGATCCCGATCGGCACGGTGATGTCGCGCCTGTCGCGCGCCCGCCGCCAACTCGCCGAAGCGATGAAGGACGACAACGTGGTCGCCCTGCGGAGACCGAAATGA
- a CDS encoding COG4315 family predicted lipoprotein, producing MRTFPLAIAICLAASSSAFAAPPVKTVESEKGNVLAAANGMTLYTYKDDEGGVSSCYDTCAKNWPPFMVEGDAMAEGAYTIVERKDGTKQWAKDGMPLYFFIKDKKMGDVTGDGVKGEWDVARP from the coding sequence ATGAGAACGTTTCCATTAGCCATCGCCATTTGCTTAGCGGCGAGTTCTTCCGCCTTTGCTGCACCGCCGGTCAAGACGGTCGAATCGGAAAAGGGCAATGTGCTGGCCGCAGCAAACGGCATGACGCTTTACACCTACAAGGATGACGAAGGCGGTGTTTCCAGTTGCTATGACACCTGCGCGAAGAACTGGCCGCCCTTCATGGTCGAAGGAGATGCCATGGCAGAGGGTGCCTACACGATCGTCGAGCGCAAGGATGGCACCAAGCAGTGGGCGAAGGATGGCATGCCGCTCTATTTCTTCATCAAGGACAAGAAGATGGGTGATGTTACCGGCGACGGCGTGAAGGGCGAATGGGATGTCGCACGACCGTAA